A genome region from Streptomyces pratensis includes the following:
- the aroC gene encoding chorismate synthase, protein MSRLRWLTAGESHGPALVATLEGLPAGIPVTTEMVADALARRRLGYGRGARMKFERDEVTFLGGVRHGLTMGSPVAVMVGNTEWPKWEQVMSADPVDPEVLAAQARNAPLTRPRPGHADLAGMQKYGFDEARPVLERASARETAARVALGAVARSYLKETAGIEIVSHVVELAAAKAPYGVHPKPSDVERLDADPVRCLDAEASKAMVAEIDQAHKDGDTLGGVVEVLAYDVPVGLGSHVHWDRRLDARLAAALMGIQAIKGVEVGDGFDLARVPGSKAHDEIVATADGIRRTSGRSGGTEGGLTTGELLRVRAAMKPIATVPRALATVDVVTGEAAKAHHQRSDVCAVPAAGIVAEAMVALVLADAVAEKFGGDSVAETHRNVQSYLSHLQIR, encoded by the coding sequence TTGAGCAGGTTGCGCTGGCTGACCGCCGGAGAGTCGCACGGCCCCGCACTGGTGGCGACGCTGGAGGGTCTTCCCGCCGGCATCCCCGTCACTACGGAGATGGTGGCGGACGCGCTCGCCCGGCGACGGCTCGGTTACGGGCGCGGCGCCCGGATGAAGTTCGAGAGGGACGAAGTCACCTTCCTCGGCGGTGTCCGCCACGGCCTGACCATGGGATCGCCCGTCGCCGTCATGGTGGGCAACACCGAGTGGCCCAAGTGGGAACAGGTCATGTCGGCCGATCCGGTGGACCCCGAGGTACTCGCCGCACAGGCCCGCAACGCCCCGCTGACCCGCCCCAGGCCCGGCCACGCAGACCTGGCGGGGATGCAGAAGTACGGCTTCGACGAGGCACGGCCGGTCCTGGAGCGCGCCAGCGCCCGGGAGACCGCGGCCCGCGTCGCGCTCGGTGCCGTCGCACGGTCCTACCTCAAGGAGACCGCGGGCATCGAGATCGTCTCCCACGTCGTCGAGCTGGCCGCGGCCAAGGCGCCCTACGGTGTCCACCCCAAGCCCTCCGACGTCGAGCGGCTCGACGCCGACCCCGTGCGCTGCCTCGACGCCGAAGCGTCGAAGGCGATGGTCGCGGAGATCGACCAGGCGCACAAGGACGGCGACACCCTCGGGGGAGTCGTCGAGGTGCTCGCCTACGACGTGCCCGTCGGGCTCGGCTCGCACGTCCACTGGGACCGCAGGCTCGACGCACGCCTCGCCGCAGCACTGATGGGTATCCAGGCCATCAAGGGTGTCGAGGTCGGTGACGGGTTCGACCTGGCCCGCGTGCCCGGCTCCAAGGCGCACGACGAGATCGTGGCCACCGCGGACGGGATCAGGCGCACCTCCGGCCGCTCCGGCGGCACCGAGGGCGGGCTGACCACCGGTGAGCTGCTGCGGGTCCGCGCCGCGATGAAGCCCATCGCCACGGTGCCCCGGGCACTCGCCACGGTCGACGTGGTGACGGGCGAGGCGGCCAAGGCCCACCACCAGCGTTCCGACGTGTGCGCCGTGCCGGCCGCCGGGATCGTCGCCGAGGCGATGGTCGCCCTGGTCCTGGCCGACGCGGTGGCGGAGAAGTTCGGCGGCGACAGCGTCGCCGAGACCCACCGCAACGTGCAGTCGTACCTCTCCCACCTCCAGATCCGGTGA
- a CDS encoding shikimate dehydrogenase, which produces MNTVRRAAVLGSPIAHSLSPVLHRAAYAELGLDHWSYDRFEVDEAGLPGFIEGLDSSWAGLSLTMPLKRAIIPLLDEITDTAASVEAVNTFVLTEDGRRTGDNTDIPGMIAALRERGVDKVESAAILGAGATASSALAALAEICTGPVTAYVRSAARADEMRGWGERLGVDVRIADWATAAEALHAPLVIATTPAGTTDALAADVPAAPGTLFDVLYEPWPTELASRWSSTGAPVVGGLDLLVHQAVLQVERMTGLDAPVAAMRVAGEAALAAREV; this is translated from the coding sequence GTGAACACCGTCCGGCGGGCGGCCGTCCTCGGCTCGCCCATCGCCCACTCCCTCTCCCCGGTCCTGCACCGGGCCGCGTACGCGGAGCTGGGCCTCGACCACTGGTCGTACGACCGCTTCGAGGTGGACGAGGCAGGGCTGCCCGGCTTCATCGAAGGTCTGGACTCCTCCTGGGCGGGCCTCTCCCTGACGATGCCGCTCAAGCGGGCGATCATCCCGTTGCTCGACGAGATCACCGATACCGCGGCCTCGGTCGAGGCGGTCAACACCTTCGTCCTCACCGAGGACGGCCGCCGGACCGGCGACAACACCGACATCCCCGGCATGATCGCGGCCCTGCGGGAACGGGGCGTCGACAAGGTGGAGTCCGCCGCGATTCTCGGTGCCGGCGCCACGGCGTCCTCCGCGCTGGCAGCCCTGGCCGAGATCTGCACCGGGCCGGTCACGGCCTATGTGCGCAGTGCGGCGCGGGCCGACGAGATGCGCGGCTGGGGCGAGCGCCTCGGTGTGGACGTACGGATCGCGGACTGGGCGACGGCCGCCGAGGCCCTGCACGCCCCCCTCGTGATCGCCACCACGCCGGCCGGCACCACCGACGCCCTGGCGGCCGACGTCCCCGCGGCCCCTGGCACCCTGTTCGACGTGCTGTACGAGCCCTGGCCGACCGAGCTCGCATCCCGCTGGTCGTCCACCGGCGCCCCGGTGGTGGGCGGCCTCGACCTCCTCGTCCACCAGGCCGTGCTCCAGGTGGAGCGGATGACCGGGCTGGACGCGCCCGTCGCGGCCATGCGTGTCGCCGGCGAAGCGGCGCTCGCAGCGCGCGAGGTCTAG
- the mltG gene encoding endolytic transglycosylase MltG, which produces MTEYGRGPGSEPWHPEDPLYGDQGWGGQQAAHGQGQYEGQQQPYAQDPYAQQGYQRDPYQQHQQDPYQHQQDPYQQPQDPHQHPYGAPQDPYAQPQQSQPQYDGGWDTGQQAAMPYAAQQPQYGNNTGGYGEQADHYGTPEAYPPPQPPGRREQEPQQQGQDWDPEAPQEETHPFFTGADEPADGRDSRSRTREDDEHDDGPRESRRGGGERRGKGKKKSRNGCACLGVAAVLVGGLGGVGYLGYSYFQNQFGSAPDYAGSGTGAVEVEIPPGALGNEIASILKKAGVVKSVDAFVSAQNGNPKGGSLQAGVYLLKKEMSADSAIEMMLDPKSQNALVIPEGTSTIGIYTAIDKRLGLKAGTTAGVAKTKAESLGLPEWADDDPEIKDPLEGFLFPAAYAVPKGSKPEDALKKMVTRANSEYAKLDLEENAKKLKLDSPLDLITVASLVQKEGKYKHDFDRVATVVYNRLKPDNMETVGRLEFDSTINYIRAESTLDVGAVDALREIDDPYNTYRIKGLPLGPISNPGADALHSAISPASGPWYYFVSVTEDKTLFAVTNEEHERNREQYQENQAKQ; this is translated from the coding sequence ATGACTGAGTATGGCCGGGGCCCCGGCTCCGAACCGTGGCATCCCGAGGACCCCTTGTACGGGGACCAGGGATGGGGAGGCCAGCAGGCTGCCCACGGCCAGGGCCAGTACGAAGGCCAGCAGCAGCCCTACGCGCAGGACCCGTATGCCCAGCAGGGCTACCAGCGGGACCCGTACCAGCAGCACCAGCAGGACCCCTATCAACATCAGCAGGACCCGTACCAGCAGCCCCAGGACCCGCATCAGCACCCGTACGGCGCGCCGCAGGACCCGTACGCCCAGCCGCAGCAGTCCCAGCCGCAGTACGACGGCGGCTGGGACACCGGCCAGCAGGCGGCCATGCCGTACGCGGCCCAGCAGCCCCAGTACGGCAACAACACCGGCGGCTACGGCGAACAGGCCGACCACTACGGCACCCCCGAGGCGTACCCCCCGCCGCAGCCCCCCGGCCGCCGCGAGCAGGAGCCTCAGCAGCAGGGCCAGGACTGGGACCCGGAAGCGCCGCAGGAGGAGACGCATCCTTTCTTCACGGGCGCGGACGAGCCGGCCGACGGGCGTGACTCCCGCTCCCGTACCCGCGAGGACGACGAACACGACGACGGCCCGCGTGAGTCCCGCCGGGGCGGTGGCGAGCGCCGCGGCAAGGGAAAGAAGAAGAGCCGCAACGGCTGCGCCTGCCTGGGTGTCGCGGCGGTCCTCGTCGGCGGCCTCGGCGGGGTGGGGTACCTCGGCTACTCGTACTTCCAGAACCAGTTCGGCTCGGCGCCCGACTACGCGGGCAGCGGAACGGGCGCGGTCGAGGTGGAGATCCCGCCCGGTGCGCTGGGCAACGAGATCGCGAGCATCCTGAAGAAGGCCGGCGTCGTGAAATCCGTGGACGCCTTCGTCTCGGCACAGAACGGGAATCCCAAGGGCGGTTCCCTGCAGGCCGGTGTCTATCTCCTGAAGAAGGAGATGTCGGCGGACAGTGCCATCGAAATGATGCTGGATCCGAAGAGCCAGAACGCACTCGTCATTCCCGAGGGAACGAGCACCATCGGCATCTACACGGCGATCGACAAGAGGCTTGGCCTGAAAGCCGGTACCACCGCTGGTGTGGCGAAGACGAAGGCCGAGAGCCTCGGTCTGCCCGAATGGGCGGATGACGATCCGGAGATCAAGGATCCGCTGGAAGGTTTCCTCTTTCCGGCGGCGTACGCGGTCCCCAAGGGTTCGAAGCCCGAGGACGCGCTGAAGAAGATGGTCACGCGGGCGAACAGTGAATACGCCAAGCTTGATCTCGAGGAAAACGCGAAGAAGCTGAAGCTGGACTCTCCGCTCGACCTCATCACCGTGGCGAGCCTTGTTCAGAAGGAGGGCAAGTACAAGCACGACTTCGACAGGGTCGCCACGGTGGTCTACAACCGTCTCAAGCCGGACAACATGGAGACGGTCGGAAGGCTGGAATTCGACTCGACGATCAACTACATCCGAGCTGAGAGCACGCTGGATGTGGGAGCCGTGGACGCACTGCGGGAGATCGACGATCCGTACAACACGTACCGAATCAAGGGCCTCCCGCTCGGCCCGATCTCCAATCCCGGCGCGGACGCCCTGCACTCGGCGATCAGTCCGGCGTCCGGCCCCTGGTACTACTTCGTCTCCGTGACCGAGGACAAAACGCTGTTCGCGGTGACGAACGAGGAGCACGAACGCAACCGCGAGCAGTACCAAGAGAACCAGGCGAAACAGTGA
- the ruvX gene encoding Holliday junction resolvase RuvX, whose product MSQMRRGRRLAVDVGDARIGVASCDPDGILATPVETVPGRDVPAAHRRLGRIVEEYEPIEVIVGLPRSLGGGEGPAAAKVRAFAQVFARAIAPIPVRLLDERMTTVTATQGLRASGVKSKKGRSVIDQAAAVVILQNALESERASGTAPGEGVEVVV is encoded by the coding sequence ATGTCGCAGATGCGCCGTGGACGCCGACTTGCCGTCGATGTCGGTGACGCCCGTATCGGGGTCGCCTCGTGCGACCCCGACGGGATCCTCGCCACGCCGGTGGAGACCGTGCCGGGACGTGATGTCCCGGCCGCCCACCGGCGGCTCGGCCGGATCGTCGAGGAGTACGAGCCGATCGAGGTCATCGTGGGGCTGCCCCGCTCCCTCGGGGGCGGGGAGGGTCCGGCGGCCGCGAAGGTCCGTGCGTTCGCCCAGGTGTTCGCCCGTGCCATCGCGCCGATTCCTGTACGTCTCCTGGACGAGAGGATGACCACAGTGACGGCCACTCAGGGGCTGCGCGCTTCGGGCGTGAAGTCCAAGAAGGGCCGTTCTGTCATCGACCAAGCTGCCGCTGTGGTGATCCTTCAGAACGCTCTGGAGTCCGAACGGGCGTCAGGCACTGCCCCGGGCGAGGGCGTCGAAGTGGTTGTCTGA
- the alaS gene encoding alanine--tRNA ligase, with protein sequence MESAEIRRRWLSFFEERGHTVVPSASLIADDPTLLLVPAGMVPFKPYFLGEVKPPAPRVTSVQKCVRTPDIEEVGKTTRHGTFFQMCGNFSFGDYFKEGAIELAWAALTDSVEDGGFGLDPERLWITVYLDDDEAEQIWREKIGVPAERIQRLGKKDNFWSMGVPGPCGPCSEINYDRGPEFGVEGGPAVNDERYVEIWNLVFMQYERGAGDGKEDFPILGDLPSQNIDTGLGLERLAMILQGVQNMYETDTLRVVMDKATELTGVRYGAEQGSDVSLRVVADHIRTSVMLIGDGVTPGNEGRGYVLRRIMRRAIRNMRLMGATGPVVRELVDVVVDTMGQQYPELITDRKRIETVALAEEAAFLKALKGGTNILDTAVTETKAAGGRVLAGDKAFLLHDTWGFPIDLTLEMAAEQGLSVDEDGFRRLMKEQRERAKADARAKKTGHADLSAYREVADNSGVTEFTGYTSTEGESRIVGLLVDGVPSPAATEGDEVEVVLDRTPFYAEGGGQLADQGRIRLETGAVIQIRDVQQPVPGVSVHKGSVQVGEVTVGASAFAAIDNTRRRAIARAHSATHLTHQALRDALGPTAAQAGSENSPGRFRFDFGSPAAVPGTVLTDVEQKINEVLARELDVQAEVMSIDDAKKQGAIAEFGEKYGERVRVVTIGDFSKELCGGTHVGNTAQLGLVKLLGESSIGSGVRRIEALVGVDAYNFLAKEHTVVAQLQELLKGRPEELPEKISGMLGKLKDAEKEIEKFRAEKVLAAAAGLVESARDVRGVALVTGQVPDGTSADDLRKLVLDVRGRIQGGRPAVVALFTTANGRPLTVIATNEAARERGLKAGDLVRTAAKTLGGGGGGKPDVAQGGGQNPDAIGDAVAAVERLVTETA encoded by the coding sequence ATGGAGTCGGCTGAAATTCGCCGCCGCTGGCTGAGCTTCTTCGAGGAGCGCGGCCACACCGTCGTGCCTTCGGCGTCGCTCATCGCGGACGACCCGACTCTGCTGCTGGTCCCCGCGGGCATGGTTCCCTTCAAGCCCTACTTCCTCGGTGAGGTCAAGCCGCCCGCCCCACGTGTCACCAGCGTGCAGAAGTGCGTGCGCACGCCGGACATCGAAGAGGTCGGCAAGACCACCAGGCACGGCACGTTCTTCCAGATGTGCGGCAACTTCTCCTTCGGTGACTACTTCAAGGAAGGCGCCATCGAGCTCGCCTGGGCGGCGCTCACGGACTCCGTGGAGGACGGTGGCTTCGGCCTCGACCCCGAGCGGCTGTGGATCACGGTCTACCTCGACGACGACGAGGCCGAGCAGATCTGGCGCGAGAAGATCGGCGTTCCGGCCGAACGCATCCAGCGACTGGGCAAGAAGGACAACTTCTGGTCCATGGGCGTCCCCGGACCCTGCGGCCCGTGCTCCGAGATCAACTACGACCGCGGTCCCGAGTTCGGCGTCGAGGGCGGCCCCGCCGTCAACGACGAGCGTTACGTGGAGATCTGGAACCTGGTCTTCATGCAGTACGAGCGCGGCGCGGGCGACGGCAAGGAGGACTTCCCGATCCTCGGCGACCTGCCGTCGCAGAACATCGACACCGGTCTCGGCCTCGAACGCCTCGCGATGATCCTGCAGGGCGTACAGAACATGTACGAGACCGACACCCTGCGCGTCGTCATGGACAAGGCCACCGAGCTCACCGGGGTGCGCTACGGCGCCGAACAGGGCTCCGACGTCTCCCTCCGCGTCGTCGCCGACCACATCCGTACGTCCGTGATGCTCATCGGTGACGGTGTCACCCCGGGCAACGAGGGCCGTGGCTACGTCCTGCGCCGCATCATGCGCCGCGCCATCCGCAACATGCGGCTGATGGGCGCCACCGGCCCGGTCGTCCGTGAGCTCGTCGACGTCGTCGTCGACACCATGGGGCAGCAGTACCCCGAGCTGATCACCGACCGCAAGCGCATCGAGACCGTCGCGCTCGCCGAGGAGGCCGCCTTCCTCAAGGCCCTCAAGGGCGGCACGAACATCCTCGACACCGCCGTCACCGAGACCAAGGCCGCCGGCGGCAGGGTCCTGGCCGGCGACAAGGCGTTCCTGCTCCACGACACCTGGGGCTTCCCGATCGACCTCACACTGGAGATGGCCGCCGAACAGGGCCTCTCGGTCGACGAGGACGGCTTCCGGCGCCTGATGAAGGAGCAGCGGGAGCGCGCCAAGGCCGATGCCAGGGCCAAGAAGACCGGTCACGCCGACCTGTCCGCCTACCGCGAGGTCGCCGACAACTCGGGCGTCACCGAATTCACCGGCTACACCTCCACCGAGGGTGAGTCGAGGATCGTCGGCCTGCTGGTCGACGGCGTGCCCTCGCCCGCCGCCACCGAGGGCGACGAGGTCGAGGTCGTCCTCGACCGCACCCCCTTCTACGCCGAGGGCGGCGGCCAGCTCGCCGACCAGGGCAGGATCCGGCTCGAAACCGGCGCCGTCATTCAGATCCGCGACGTGCAGCAGCCGGTCCCGGGCGTCTCGGTCCACAAGGGCTCGGTCCAGGTCGGCGAGGTGACGGTCGGCGCCTCCGCCTTCGCCGCCATCGACAACACCCGCCGCCGCGCCATCGCCCGCGCCCACAGCGCCACGCACCTCACGCACCAGGCGCTGCGCGATGCCCTGGGCCCGACGGCCGCCCAGGCCGGTTCGGAGAACTCGCCCGGCCGCTTCCGCTTCGACTTCGGCTCGCCCGCCGCCGTACCCGGCACGGTCCTGACCGACGTCGAGCAGAAGATCAACGAGGTCCTCGCCCGGGAGCTCGACGTCCAGGCCGAGGTCATGTCCATCGACGACGCCAAGAAGCAGGGCGCCATCGCGGAGTTCGGCGAGAAGTACGGCGAGCGGGTCCGTGTCGTCACCATCGGCGACTTCTCCAAGGAGCTGTGCGGCGGCACGCACGTCGGCAATACGGCTCAGCTGGGTCTGGTGAAGCTGCTCGGCGAGTCGTCCATCGGTTCCGGTGTCCGCCGCATCGAGGCCCTGGTCGGCGTGGACGCGTACAACTTCCTCGCCAAGGAGCACACGGTCGTCGCCCAGCTCCAGGAGCTGCTCAAGGGCCGCCCCGAGGAGCTTCCCGAGAAGATCTCCGGCATGCTCGGCAAGCTGAAGGACGCCGAGAAGGAGATCGAGAAGTTCCGCGCGGAGAAGGTGCTCGCCGCCGCCGCCGGGCTCGTGGAGTCTGCCAGGGACGTGCGCGGGGTCGCCCTCGTCACCGGACAGGTCCCGGACGGCACCTCGGCCGACGACCTGCGCAAGCTGGTTCTGGACGTGCGAGGCCGCATCCAGGGCGGCCGGCCCGCCGTCGTGGCCCTGTTCACCACGGCCAACGGCCGCCCGCTGACCGTCATCGCCACCAACGAGGCCGCCCGCGAGCGTGGCCTCAAGGCCGGTGACCTGGTGCGCACCGCCGCCAAGACCCTCGGTGGCGGTGGCGGCGGCAAGCCGGACGTCGCCCAGGGCGGCGGCCAGAACCCGGATGCCATCGGTGACGCCGTCGCCGCTGTCGAACGCCTCGTCACCGAGACGGCGTGA
- a CDS encoding DUF6167 family protein, producing the protein MFRRTFWFTAGAAAGVWATTKVNRKIRQLTPESLAAQAADKAIEAGHKLKDFALDVREGMVRREAELGGALGIEALADPELVAHRTLPYNSNNRNEDH; encoded by the coding sequence ATGTTCCGCCGTACGTTCTGGTTCACCGCCGGCGCAGCCGCCGGCGTCTGGGCCACCACCAAGGTCAACCGCAAGATCCGGCAGCTGACCCCCGAGAGCCTCGCGGCGCAGGCCGCCGACAAGGCGATCGAAGCGGGTCACAAGCTGAAGGACTTCGCCCTCGACGTGCGTGAGGGCATGGTCAGGCGCGAGGCCGAACTGGGCGGTGCACTCGGCATCGAGGCGCTCGCCGACCCCGAACTCGTCGCCCACCGCACACTTCCCTACAACTCGAACAACCGGAATGAGGACCACTAA
- a CDS encoding DUF948 domain-containing protein, whose product MAGILVAVFWAILVSFLAVVLVRLAQTLKATTALVADVTEQAVPLLADASATLRSAQTQLDKVDAIASDVQEVTSNASALSTTVASTFGGPLVKVAAFGYGVRQAIGRRTAAEPEPARRTSRRAVIVGRTVPSARDKKRNGRSSRGQKD is encoded by the coding sequence GTGGCCGGCATCCTGGTGGCCGTCTTCTGGGCGATCCTGGTTTCCTTCCTCGCCGTGGTACTGGTGAGGCTGGCCCAGACGCTCAAGGCGACCACGGCGCTGGTGGCGGACGTGACGGAGCAGGCGGTTCCGCTGCTCGCCGACGCCTCCGCCACGCTGCGTTCCGCGCAGACCCAGCTGGACAAGGTCGACGCCATCGCCAGCGACGTCCAGGAGGTCACCTCCAACGCCTCCGCCCTGTCCACCACCGTCGCGTCGACGTTCGGCGGCCCGCTCGTGAAGGTCGCGGCGTTCGGCTACGGGGTGCGGCAGGCGATCGGCCGCCGCACCGCCGCCGAGCCGGAACCGGCCCGCCGGACCTCCCGCCGCGCCGTGATCGTCGGCCGTACCGTGCCCTCCGCCCGTGACAAGAAGCGGAACGGCCGAAGCTCCCGCGGACAGAAGGACTGA
- a CDS encoding ATP-binding protein, with translation MRRPHRPCPMPDDAERGPVRGNLPAELNTFVGRGDELAELEPLMRESRLVTVAGVAGVGKTRFAIRAAALMEKRYFDGVWIAELSAVHDPELLEHALVDALGLTDHTGRPPRAVLAEHCAERRLLLVIDGFEHLTDACAGLVRELLRRAPHLQVLAAGRRPLRVDGELTFPLMPMTDDDALELFARRAAAVRPGFRLTDGDRETARELCRRLDGIPLALELAAGRLRALTMEQVLHRLDDRFRLLTGGSPSALPRHQTLRTAIGWSHELCAPEQRLLWARLSVFAGQFDLEAVEYICSGSGLPAGSVLDVLDELLAQSVVLREDSALGSRYRLLDTVREYGAEWLRATGDAERLRRRHRDWYLGLATWCELDWFSPRQAEAAARIDSELPNLRRAMECSMESPEEVHLAQYLAGTLWFYWAGCGRLSEGRHWLDHVLEEESPYDHSRLKALWVLGYVAVLQGDRVGAVSALQECREEGERSGDATAVAYALHRTGCLSIVTDDPVRAEELLREALARYREIGELNSNVLMAQVELGMAVAFRGDLEGATAICDEVREICEDHGERWALAYALYVLGYAALQSGTSGRARPMLRESLSIAHTFHDLLGTVLSLELLALITVVEGDAAEAAVLQGAADRIWPSVGLPLFGSAHYGRPRAECEKRARAALGDARYDAERHAGRRLDPQAAAVRALRTRADAGTAPEGSVPGAGADGETRRPAASRTTGRGGPELG, from the coding sequence ATGCGACGCCCTCACCGCCCCTGCCCCATGCCCGACGACGCGGAGCGCGGCCCCGTGCGCGGAAATCTCCCGGCGGAGCTGAACACCTTCGTGGGGCGCGGCGACGAACTGGCGGAACTGGAGCCGCTCATGCGGGAGTCCAGGCTCGTGACCGTGGCCGGGGTCGCCGGGGTCGGGAAGACCCGCTTCGCGATCCGCGCTGCGGCCCTGATGGAGAAACGGTACTTCGATGGTGTCTGGATCGCCGAGCTGTCGGCCGTCCACGACCCCGAGCTCCTCGAGCACGCACTGGTCGACGCGCTGGGGCTCACCGACCACACGGGAAGGCCGCCTCGTGCCGTGCTGGCCGAGCACTGCGCGGAGCGCCGGCTCCTGCTCGTGATCGACGGCTTCGAGCACCTCACCGACGCCTGTGCCGGACTCGTACGGGAGTTGCTCCGCCGGGCCCCGCACCTCCAGGTGCTCGCCGCGGGTCGCCGTCCGTTGCGGGTGGACGGCGAACTCACCTTCCCGCTGATGCCGATGACGGACGACGACGCCCTGGAACTCTTCGCCCGGCGCGCCGCCGCGGTGCGACCGGGGTTCCGGCTGACGGACGGCGACCGGGAGACCGCACGGGAGCTCTGCCGCCGCCTCGACGGCATCCCGCTGGCCCTGGAGCTCGCCGCCGGGCGGCTGCGGGCCCTGACGATGGAGCAGGTGCTGCACCGTCTCGACGACCGCTTCCGGCTGCTGACGGGGGGCAGCCCGAGCGCGCTCCCCCGCCACCAGACGCTTCGTACGGCCATCGGCTGGAGCCACGAGCTGTGCGCTCCGGAGCAGCGGCTGCTGTGGGCACGGCTCTCGGTGTTCGCCGGACAGTTCGACCTGGAGGCCGTCGAATACATCTGCAGCGGCTCCGGCCTGCCCGCCGGATCCGTGCTGGACGTGCTGGACGAACTGCTGGCCCAGTCCGTGGTGCTGCGCGAGGACTCCGCCCTGGGCAGCCGATACCGGCTGCTGGACACCGTTCGGGAGTACGGCGCCGAGTGGCTGCGGGCGACCGGGGACGCCGAGAGGCTGCGCCGCAGGCACCGGGACTGGTATCTGGGGCTCGCGACGTGGTGCGAGCTCGACTGGTTCAGCCCCAGGCAGGCGGAGGCGGCGGCACGGATCGACAGCGAGCTGCCCAATCTCCGCCGGGCGATGGAGTGCTCGATGGAGAGCCCGGAAGAGGTCCATCTCGCCCAGTACCTGGCGGGCACGCTCTGGTTCTACTGGGCGGGCTGCGGCCGCCTCTCGGAGGGCCGCCACTGGCTGGACCACGTCCTGGAGGAGGAGTCCCCGTACGACCACTCGCGGCTCAAGGCCCTGTGGGTGCTCGGGTACGTCGCGGTGCTCCAGGGGGACCGCGTCGGTGCGGTGTCCGCGCTTCAGGAGTGCCGCGAGGAGGGCGAGCGCTCGGGGGACGCCACCGCCGTGGCCTACGCCCTGCACCGCACGGGCTGTCTCTCGATCGTCACGGACGACCCGGTGCGCGCCGAGGAACTGTTGCGCGAGGCGCTGGCGCGCTACCGGGAGATCGGCGAGCTGAACAGCAACGTGCTGATGGCCCAGGTCGAGCTGGGCATGGCCGTGGCGTTCCGCGGGGACCTGGAAGGGGCCACGGCGATCTGCGACGAGGTCCGGGAGATCTGTGAGGACCACGGCGAACGGTGGGCGCTGGCCTACGCGCTGTACGTCCTGGGCTACGCGGCGCTGCAGTCCGGGACGAGCGGGCGGGCCCGCCCGATGCTCCGCGAATCACTGTCCATCGCGCACACCTTCCACGATCTGCTCGGCACGGTCCTCTCGCTGGAGCTGCTGGCCCTCATCACCGTGGTCGAGGGCGACGCGGCGGAGGCGGCCGTGCTGCAGGGGGCGGCGGACCGGATCTGGCCCTCGGTGGGGCTGCCGCTGTTCGGCTCCGCCCACTACGGAAGACCCAGGGCCGAGTGCGAGAAGCGGGCCAGGGCGGCACTCGGCGACGCCCGGTACGACGCGGAACGCCACGCGGGCCGTCGGCTGGACCCGCAGGCCGCGGCGGTGCGGGCGCTCCGCACGAGGGCGGACGCCGGCACGGCACCGGAGGGGTCGGTGCCCGGGGCCGGGGCGGACGGGGAGACGCGAAGGCCCGCCGCCTCCCGTACAACAGGGAGGGGCGGGCCCGAGCTCGGTTGA
- the rpsD gene encoding 30S ribosomal protein S4: MPNQSRPKVKKSRALGIALTPKAVKYFEARPYPPGEHGRGRKQNSDYKVRLLEKQRLRAQYDISERQMARAYDRARKAEGKTGEALVVELERRLDALVLRSGIARTIYQARQMVVHGHIEVNGGKVDKPSFRVRPDDVVQVRERSRTKVPFQVAREGGYDTDGETPRYLQVNLKALAFRLDRDPNRKEIPVICDEQLVVEYYAR; this comes from the coding sequence GTGCCTAACCAGTCGCGTCCCAAGGTCAAGAAGTCGCGTGCCCTCGGCATCGCCCTGACGCCGAAGGCTGTCAAGTACTTCGAAGCCCGCCCCTACCCGCCGGGCGAGCACGGCCGTGGCCGCAAGCAGAACTCGGACTACAAGGTCCGTCTGCTCGAGAAGCAGCGTCTGCGTGCGCAGTACGACATCAGCGAGCGCCAGATGGCGCGCGCCTACGACCGCGCCCGTAAGGCCGAGGGCAAGACGGGCGAGGCGCTGGTCGTCGAGCTCGAGCGCCGCCTCGACGCCCTGGTCCTGCGTTCGGGCATCGCCCGCACCATCTACCAGGCCCGCCAGATGGTCGTCCACGGCCACATCGAGGTCAACGGCGGCAAGGTCGACAAGCCGTCCTTCCGCGTGCGCCCCGACGACGTCGTGCAGGTCCGCGAGCGCAGCCGCACCAAGGTCCCCTTCCAGGTCGCCCGTGAGGGTGGCTACGACACGGACGGCGAGACCCCGCGCTACCTCCAGGTGAACCTGAAGGCCCTGGCCTTCCGCCTGGACCGGGACCCGAACCGCAAGGAAATCCCGGTCATCTGCGACGAGCAGCTCGTCGTCGAGTACTACGCCCGCTGA